In Stenotrophomonas sp. 610A2, one DNA window encodes the following:
- a CDS encoding helix-turn-helix transcriptional regulator — MSQRATRLLHLLDELRRRRTPVRGAELAQRLEVSLRTLYRDIEALRGQGAEIVGDPGIGFQLRPGFLLPPMMFSAEELEALMLGARWVASHGDPELAAAAGTALERVTGVLPEALRLQVETSGLFAPHWHGVPPEPWLPALRRAIRDGNAVRIHYRDAEGRASERMIWPFAMAFMADVRVLAAWCEMRSDFRHFRADRMLALEDTAQRYPAQRHQLLKRWRAECMTGT; from the coding sequence ATGAGCCAACGCGCCACCCGATTGCTGCACCTGCTGGACGAATTGCGGCGCCGCCGCACGCCGGTGCGCGGGGCTGAACTGGCACAGCGCCTGGAGGTGAGCCTGCGCACCCTTTATCGGGATATCGAGGCGCTGCGCGGTCAGGGTGCGGAGATCGTCGGCGACCCTGGCATCGGCTTCCAACTGCGGCCGGGATTCCTGCTGCCACCAATGATGTTCTCGGCCGAGGAATTGGAAGCCTTGATGCTGGGCGCACGCTGGGTTGCCTCACACGGTGATCCGGAACTGGCAGCTGCGGCCGGCACGGCCTTGGAGCGCGTCACCGGCGTGCTGCCTGAAGCGTTGCGCCTGCAGGTGGAAACCAGCGGCCTGTTCGCACCGCATTGGCACGGCGTGCCGCCGGAGCCGTGGTTGCCTGCACTGCGCCGCGCCATCCGCGACGGCAATGCGGTGCGCATCCATTACCGCGATGCCGAGGGCAGGGCCAGCGAGCGGATGATCTGGCCGTTCGCAATGGCGTTCATGGCCGACGTACGTGTGCTGGCGGCGTGGTGCGAAATGCGCAGCGATTTCCGCCACTTTCGTGCTGACCGCATGTTGGCGCTGGAAGACACCGCGCAGCGTTATCCGGCACAACGCCATCAACTGCTGAAGCGCTGGCGCGCGGAGTGCATGACGGGAACGTGA
- a CDS encoding glutathione S-transferase family protein, which yields MTDTLTFYSHPHSRGRITRWMLEETGLRYDAVMLAYGTSMKSAQYLAINPMGKVPALLQGKTVITENAAICLHLADLAPAKALLPPVGSPERGECYRWVLFAAGPLEAFVTDRRHGGLAPAMEAGYGTAEDLLHTLETAVAGKRYLVGDSFTVADLYMASFLSYYIRVGELEAKQVFTDYCAVHLQRPASVRAGQLDDALVADVGAA from the coding sequence ATGACCGATACGCTTACCTTCTACAGCCATCCACATTCGCGCGGCCGTATCACCCGTTGGATGCTGGAAGAAACCGGTCTGCGCTATGACGCGGTGATGCTTGCGTACGGCACCAGCATGAAGTCCGCGCAATACTTGGCGATCAATCCGATGGGCAAAGTGCCGGCCTTGCTGCAGGGCAAGACGGTCATCACCGAGAACGCGGCTATCTGCCTGCACCTGGCTGATCTGGCGCCGGCGAAGGCCTTGCTGCCACCGGTTGGCAGCCCCGAACGTGGTGAATGCTACCGCTGGGTGTTGTTCGCGGCCGGGCCGCTGGAGGCCTTCGTCACCGATCGTCGCCATGGTGGGCTGGCTCCGGCGATGGAAGCGGGTTACGGCACCGCCGAGGACCTGCTGCATACGCTGGAAACCGCGGTAGCCGGCAAGCGCTATCTGGTGGGTGACAGCTTCACCGTTGCCGACCTGTATATGGCCTCGTTCCTGAGCTATTACATCCGCGTGGGTGAGCTGGAGGCCAAGCAGGTATTCACCGACTACTGCGCTGTGCATCTGCAGCGGCCGGCATCAGTGCGTGCGGGGCAGTTGGATGATGCGCTGGTCGCGGATGTGGGAGCGGCGTAA